From Candidatus Binatus sp., the proteins below share one genomic window:
- a CDS encoding LLM class F420-dependent oxidoreductase — MPTHPIRFGIQTGQQHVEWSELSDLWRKADEWGYDSLWTFDHFYPIFVPDPSGPCLEAWTALSALSQQTKRARIGALVTGNTYRNPCVLAKMAATLDQVSGGRLNLGVGSGWFELEHRSFGIDFKTIPGRLQALDESIQIIKGMFTQDKTTLHGRHYDVTDAFCNPKPLQKPHPPIMIGGQGEKVLLKLVAKHADMWNLPNASAEKMAQLIGVIDRHGDIVGRDTDEIEKTVMIALCYGAPKERQDAMSGLIAAMSQSSPEQVRRQMMIGSRDECLETIDRYTKAGVTHFIFMMMAPYFIDDVQRFAEEVIPAFKS; from the coding sequence ATGCCGACTCATCCAATCAGATTTGGAATTCAGACCGGACAGCAGCATGTCGAGTGGAGCGAACTGAGCGATCTGTGGCGCAAGGCCGACGAATGGGGTTACGACTCGCTGTGGACGTTCGATCACTTCTATCCAATCTTCGTTCCTGACCCGAGCGGTCCCTGCCTGGAAGCGTGGACTGCGCTGAGCGCGCTAAGCCAGCAAACCAAACGCGCACGAATCGGCGCGCTCGTCACCGGCAACACCTATCGCAATCCTTGCGTGCTGGCGAAGATGGCTGCGACGCTCGACCAGGTGAGCGGCGGGCGCCTGAATCTGGGCGTCGGTTCGGGATGGTTCGAGCTGGAGCATCGAAGTTTCGGAATCGACTTCAAGACGATTCCCGGCCGTCTGCAGGCGCTGGATGAATCGATCCAAATCATCAAGGGGATGTTCACGCAGGACAAAACCACGCTGCACGGGCGCCACTACGATGTGACCGACGCGTTCTGCAATCCCAAGCCGCTGCAGAAGCCGCATCCGCCGATCATGATCGGCGGCCAGGGCGAGAAGGTGTTGCTCAAGTTGGTCGCGAAACATGCCGATATGTGGAATCTCCCCAACGCGAGCGCGGAGAAGATGGCGCAACTGATCGGAGTGATCGATCGGCATGGGGATATCGTGGGGCGCGACACCGATGAAATCGAAAAGACGGTGATGATCGCGCTCTGCTACGGCGCACCCAAGGAGCGCCAGGACGCGATGAGCGGGCTTATCGCCGCGATGAGCCAGTCGTCACCGGAGCAGGTGCGCCGCCAGATGATGATCGGCTCGCGCGACGAATGTCTCGAGACGATCGATCGCTACACGAAAGCCGGCGTCACGCACTTTATCTTCATGATGATGGCGCCGTATTTCATCGACGATGTGCAGCGCTTCGCCGAGGAAGTTATCCCGGCGTTCAAGTCGTAA
- the folP gene encoding dihydropteroate synthase has protein sequence MGELPSQLKLRDGRVIKFPAIMGVLNVTPDSFSDGGRYLDPERAVARGLEMEAAGADIIDVGGESTRPIGAREVPLEVELERILPVLAKLGANLRVPISIDTRRSAVARAALDSGASIINDITALTGDLEMARLAAKERCAVVLMHMRGSAQDHVRFARYRDVVREVVQYLGERAQSAIAAGIAKSRIIVDPGLGFAKNADHNLKLLDNLPELCALGFPVLIGASRKRFVRRIAGDSAAELEYGSAAVNAIAIARGASIVRVHEPAIALATVKMAAALSGRGGRYRHHA, from the coding sequence TTGGGCGAGCTGCCGTCGCAACTGAAACTCCGCGACGGCCGCGTCATCAAGTTTCCCGCAATCATGGGCGTGCTCAACGTCACGCCCGATTCGTTCTCGGATGGCGGGCGCTACCTCGATCCTGAGCGGGCGGTGGCGCGCGGTCTCGAGATGGAAGCGGCGGGCGCCGACATAATCGACGTCGGTGGTGAATCGACGCGGCCGATCGGCGCGCGCGAGGTGCCGCTGGAGGTGGAACTCGAGCGGATCCTGCCGGTGCTCGCAAAGCTTGGGGCTAACCTTCGGGTGCCGATATCGATCGACACGCGGCGGAGCGCGGTCGCCCGCGCGGCGCTGGATTCCGGCGCGTCGATAATCAACGACATCACGGCGCTGACTGGCGATCTCGAGATGGCGCGGCTCGCGGCGAAGGAAAGATGCGCGGTCGTCCTGATGCACATGCGGGGCAGTGCGCAGGATCATGTCAGGTTTGCGCGGTATCGCGACGTGGTGCGGGAGGTCGTGCAATATCTGGGCGAGCGCGCGCAGTCGGCGATCGCGGCGGGCATCGCGAAATCGCGCATCATTGTCGATCCGGGTCTAGGATTCGCGAAGAACGCCGACCATAATTTGAAGCTGTTGGACAATTTGCCGGAGCTTTGCGCGCTCGGCTTTCCGGTGTTGATCGGCGCATCGCGCAAGAGGTTCGTGCGCAGGATTGCGGGAGATTCGGCGGCGGAACTGGAGTACGGGAGCGCCGCGGTGAATGCGATCGCGATTGCGCGAGGGGCGTCGATTGTGCGCGTGCACGAACCGGCAATCGCGCTCGCGACGGTGAAGATGGCGGCGGCGCTTAGCGG
- the ftsH gene encoding ATP-dependent zinc metalloprotease FtsH yields the protein MNQFSRSIALWLVLGLMFLLLFNIFSRQQPREPEIIFSDFLNQVEKGQVAKATIQGNLIKGEGSAGEHFKTYAPEDPDLVKTLRAKGVKIEAKPAEGDPWWMVALVQWFPVLVLAALWIFFMRQMQIGGGKAMSFGKSRAKLLTENTHKITFADVAGIDEAKDELEEIIQFLRDPKRFTRLGGRIPKGVLLVGAPGTGKTLLARAIAGEAGVPFFSISGSDFVEMFVGVGASRVRDLFVQGKKHAPCIIFIDEIDAVGRHRGAGLGGGHDEREQTLNQLLVEMDGFEANEGVILVAATNRPDVLDPALLRPGRFDRRVVVPRPDVKGREGILKVHTRKVPLGDDVDITKLARSSPGFAGADLENLVNEAALLAARRNKDKVDMGDFELAKDKVMMGAERRSLVLSVAERKNTAYHEGGHALVGVLMPGADPLHKVTIIPRGMALGVTQQLPLDDRYTYSRDYLMTRLAMMFGGRVAEELIFGHMTTGAGDDIEKATELSRKMVCEWGMSKELGPMTFGKHEEQVFLGRDFAQHKDYSEHTAVEIDREIRKIVEDAYQKARQILSDHLPLLHAVAERLLEKEVLDGVEVESMALAFKEGRPMPPSLAPVRNDLPPRPGPDIGKEKRVEEGTAVPGLPPKPVLA from the coding sequence ATGAACCAGTTTTCTCGCAGTATTGCGCTATGGCTAGTGCTGGGACTGATGTTCCTGCTGCTGTTCAACATCTTCAGCAGGCAGCAGCCCCGTGAGCCTGAAATAATTTTCTCGGACTTCCTCAACCAGGTTGAGAAAGGGCAGGTCGCCAAAGCGACGATCCAGGGCAACCTTATCAAGGGCGAGGGTTCGGCCGGGGAGCATTTCAAGACCTACGCGCCGGAGGATCCCGACCTCGTGAAGACGCTCCGCGCCAAGGGCGTGAAGATCGAGGCGAAACCGGCGGAAGGCGACCCGTGGTGGATGGTCGCGCTGGTGCAATGGTTCCCGGTGCTGGTGCTGGCGGCGCTGTGGATATTCTTCATGCGCCAGATGCAGATTGGGGGCGGCAAGGCGATGTCGTTTGGCAAGAGCCGCGCCAAGCTACTGACTGAAAATACGCACAAAATTACTTTTGCCGACGTGGCCGGAATCGACGAGGCCAAGGACGAGCTCGAGGAGATAATCCAGTTCCTGCGCGACCCCAAGCGGTTCACCCGCCTCGGCGGACGAATCCCGAAGGGCGTGCTGCTGGTCGGCGCTCCCGGAACGGGCAAGACGCTGTTGGCGCGCGCAATCGCAGGCGAGGCAGGCGTGCCGTTCTTCTCGATTTCAGGTTCGGATTTCGTCGAGATGTTCGTTGGCGTCGGCGCGTCGCGAGTGCGCGACTTATTCGTGCAGGGCAAGAAGCACGCGCCATGCATCATCTTTATAGATGAGATCGACGCGGTCGGGCGTCATCGTGGCGCGGGTCTCGGCGGCGGGCACGACGAGCGCGAGCAGACGCTCAATCAGTTGCTGGTCGAGATGGACGGCTTCGAAGCGAACGAGGGCGTAATCCTGGTCGCGGCGACCAATCGTCCAGACGTGCTCGATCCTGCGCTATTGCGGCCGGGCCGATTCGACCGGCGCGTGGTGGTGCCGCGTCCCGACGTGAAAGGGCGCGAGGGCATCCTCAAGGTACACACTCGCAAAGTTCCGCTCGGTGACGACGTCGATATTACCAAGCTAGCGCGTTCTTCGCCGGGCTTCGCGGGCGCCGATCTCGAAAACCTTGTGAACGAGGCTGCGCTGCTGGCGGCGCGCCGCAACAAGGACAAGGTCGATATGGGCGATTTCGAACTCGCCAAAGACAAGGTGATGATGGGCGCGGAGCGGCGCTCGCTGGTGCTTTCGGTGGCGGAGCGCAAGAATACCGCTTATCACGAGGGCGGCCACGCGCTGGTCGGGGTGCTGATGCCCGGCGCGGATCCGCTGCATAAGGTGACGATCATTCCGCGCGGGATGGCGCTCGGCGTGACGCAGCAATTGCCGCTCGACGATCGCTACACCTACTCGCGCGACTACCTGATGACGCGGCTTGCGATGATGTTCGGCGGGCGCGTCGCCGAAGAGTTGATCTTCGGGCACATGACGACGGGCGCCGGCGACGATATCGAAAAGGCGACTGAGCTATCGCGCAAGATGGTTTGCGAATGGGGCATGAGCAAGGAACTCGGCCCGATGACGTTCGGCAAACACGAGGAGCAAGTATTCCTGGGCCGCGATTTCGCGCAGCACAAGGACTACTCGGAGCACACCGCGGTCGAGATCGACAGGGAAATTCGGAAGATCGTCGAGGATGCGTATCAGAAGGCGCGGCAAATTCTCTCGGACCATCTGCCGTTGCTGCATGCGGTCGCGGAGCGTCTGCTCGAGAAGGAAGTGCTCGACGGCGTCGAAGTAGAATCGATGGCGCTGGCGTTCAAGGAAGGTCGGCCGATGCCGCCGTCGCTGGCGCCAGTTCGGAATGATCTGCCGCCGCGTCCGGGCCCCGATATCGGCAAGGAAAAACGGGTCGAAGAAGGGACTGCGGTGCCGGGATTGCCGCCCAAGCCGGTTCTCGCCTGA
- a CDS encoding CaiB/BaiF CoA-transferase family protein yields MAGALSSLKIVEVGEMVSAPYCSKLLADMGADVIKVERPRIGDRTRTRGPFPGDQSHPEKSGLFLYLNTNKRGVTLDIAQPEGFELLEKLAADADILIHNVAPPDMDRIGFTYERMRGVSPKLIMTSITPFGLSGPYRNYRAEDLTVWAAGGVCVLNGSPGHPELPPLKTAGHQAGYQGGVAGATATVAAAFAQIQSGEGQHIEVSCQESITSMLEMTFEYWPYMKMIATRLGQKPLQPVETMECKDGYIYLCCIEEHQWRGFVEIMGNPEWADEEIFGDRLKRALNWDVLKVLLQEWVGQQTVLDLYRKAQAKRVPFAPVSTMGDLLSSEHLKARGFFVEIAQPVAGTHKYPGAPLKYSRTPWEIKRPAPTLGQHNGEIFGKLGISESKQSELKRKGVI; encoded by the coding sequence ATGGCAGGCGCATTATCAAGTCTGAAAATTGTTGAAGTGGGCGAGATGGTGTCGGCGCCGTATTGCAGCAAGTTGCTGGCGGACATGGGCGCCGACGTTATTAAGGTCGAGCGGCCAAGAATCGGCGATCGGACGCGTACGCGAGGGCCGTTCCCCGGCGACCAGTCGCATCCGGAGAAGAGCGGGCTTTTTCTCTATCTCAACACCAACAAACGCGGCGTCACGCTCGATATCGCGCAGCCGGAAGGATTCGAGTTGCTCGAGAAGCTCGCCGCCGACGCTGACATCCTGATTCACAACGTCGCGCCGCCTGACATGGATCGAATCGGGTTCACCTACGAGCGGATGCGCGGCGTGAGTCCGAAATTGATCATGACGTCGATCACGCCGTTCGGGCTCAGCGGGCCGTATCGGAATTATCGCGCTGAGGATTTAACGGTGTGGGCGGCGGGCGGAGTTTGCGTGCTGAATGGCAGCCCGGGGCATCCGGAATTGCCGCCGCTCAAAACCGCGGGGCATCAGGCGGGATACCAAGGGGGCGTGGCGGGCGCGACGGCGACAGTCGCGGCGGCGTTCGCGCAAATTCAGAGCGGCGAGGGTCAGCATATCGAGGTGTCGTGCCAGGAATCGATCACGTCGATGCTCGAGATGACGTTCGAGTATTGGCCCTACATGAAGATGATCGCGACGCGGCTGGGGCAGAAGCCGCTGCAGCCGGTCGAGACGATGGAGTGCAAGGACGGCTACATCTACTTGTGCTGTATCGAGGAGCATCAGTGGCGCGGCTTCGTCGAGATCATGGGCAATCCGGAGTGGGCGGACGAGGAGATTTTCGGCGATCGATTGAAGCGGGCGCTCAACTGGGACGTGCTGAAGGTGCTGCTGCAGGAATGGGTGGGCCAGCAGACGGTGCTCGATTTGTATCGCAAGGCGCAGGCGAAGCGGGTGCCGTTCGCGCCGGTCTCGACGATGGGCGACCTGCTCAGTTCGGAGCATCTGAAGGCGCGCGGATTTTTCGTCGAGATCGCGCAGCCGGTGGCGGGGACGCACAAGTATCCGGGCGCGCCGCTCAAGTACAGTCGCACGCCGTGGGAGATCAAGCGGCCGGCGCCGACGCTAGGCCAGCATAATGGCGAAATTTTCGGCAAGCTCGGAATATCGGAATCGAAGCAGAGTGAACTCAAGCGCAAAGGTGTGATCTAG
- the tilS gene encoding tRNA lysidine(34) synthetase TilS codes for MHQAIATALKRIPIKHGAKIVIGVSGGADSTALLHAMIELRGQFGGQIAAAHLNHRLRGAESDRDENFVREMCAGIGVELIVERAAGLDAGSSNLEERAREARHNFLNRAADALGAEHIALAHHSGDQAETVLMRLIRGAGASGLGAMSERGPGRLIRPMLALSRADIIGYLRELDLAYIEDATNSSPIFLRNRIRNELIPLLEGEYAIGVGKRLVELAAEMRSLDELVTAIASREIDSMRAGRDALDIAHFGGLHRAVQAAVIRNFIGEQVGDLRRFGRVHIDAIMRLAIEGGPSDSIDLPNRWRACREYNLLRLTDTKPKSSLDYSVALCFEGATIVDAAGFVFQASTMSVTDARLPASPSIAMFDAGAIGESGLMVRNFSPGDRIRPLGMTGVKKVKNVFIDRKMPRTRRSSYPIITMRGEPVWIPGLMRGTQAPIDITTETVLRIESHETKA; via the coding sequence GTGCATCAGGCGATCGCGACGGCGCTGAAGCGCATTCCGATTAAGCATGGCGCGAAGATCGTAATCGGAGTCTCCGGCGGAGCGGATTCGACCGCGCTGCTGCATGCGATGATCGAGTTGCGCGGGCAGTTCGGCGGGCAGATCGCGGCAGCCCATCTGAATCATCGATTGCGCGGCGCCGAATCCGATCGCGATGAAAATTTCGTGCGCGAGATGTGCGCTGGAATCGGAGTCGAGTTGATCGTTGAGCGCGCCGCCGGACTCGATGCGGGATCTTCGAATCTCGAGGAGCGTGCGCGCGAGGCTCGCCACAACTTTTTGAATCGTGCGGCGGACGCGCTCGGGGCGGAGCATATCGCACTCGCGCATCACAGCGGCGATCAGGCGGAAACGGTGCTGATGCGATTGATTCGCGGAGCGGGCGCATCCGGACTCGGCGCAATGTCGGAGCGCGGCCCCGGCCGTCTGATTCGCCCGATGCTGGCGCTGAGCCGCGCCGACATTATCGGCTATCTCCGCGAGCTTGATTTGGCCTACATCGAAGACGCGACTAACTCGTCGCCGATTTTTTTGCGCAATCGAATCAGAAACGAACTGATCCCGCTGCTGGAAGGCGAGTACGCGATCGGGGTTGGCAAACGGCTGGTCGAACTGGCCGCCGAGATGCGCTCGCTCGACGAATTGGTTACGGCGATCGCGTCGCGCGAGATCGACTCGATGCGAGCGGGACGCGACGCGCTCGACATCGCGCACTTCGGCGGGCTCCATCGCGCGGTGCAGGCGGCGGTGATTCGCAACTTCATCGGCGAGCAGGTAGGCGATCTCCGCCGGTTCGGCCGCGTGCATATCGATGCGATCATGCGGCTTGCGATCGAAGGCGGGCCGAGCGATTCGATTGACCTGCCGAACCGATGGCGAGCCTGCCGCGAATATAATCTGTTGCGGCTGACCGACACGAAGCCAAAATCGTCGTTAGATTATTCAGTAGCGTTGTGTTTTGAGGGCGCGACGATCGTCGATGCGGCGGGTTTCGTTTTTCAGGCCTCGACGATGTCCGTAACGGATGCGCGGCTGCCGGCGAGTCCGTCAATCGCGATGTTCGATGCGGGCGCGATCGGAGAATCAGGCTTGATGGTGCGAAATTTCAGCCCGGGCGATCGGATTCGGCCGCTCGGCATGACAGGCGTCAAAAAGGTGAAAAACGTATTTATCGATCGGAAAATGCCGCGGACTCGGCGGAGCAGTTATCCGATCATCACGATGCGCGGCGAACCCGTGTGGATTCCGGGGTTGATGCGGGGAACCCAGGCGCCAATCGACATCACGACGGAAACGGTTTTGCGAATCGAATCGCATGAAACAAAGGCGTAG
- a CDS encoding CaiB/BaiF CoA-transferase family protein, producing MAKPPLSGIKVCDFTWVWAGPYCTLQLAHLGAEVIRIETKNRPCVTRMLPPWPDGKFDSLNKSGYFNQYNQGKKSLSLNFKHPEAHEAAWRLIKRADVVINNFAAGVIEKMGFGYEAIRKVNPNVVMASLSGYGDTGPYSKYVAYGPAQVPLSGLSALTGYKGFPPMHAGFSYADPSAGIHGAFAIIAALFHRAKTSEGQYIDMSQWECAMDLLAEGILEYTMNGREPERNGNRDPMMAPHGIFKCLDLPEKVLDVTIDEWVSIVCADDAEWARLASALGKPGLASDARFKTLAARKQNEDALEAVITEWTSTRRVADVVETLQAAGVAAGACADNKYISEDPHLNARGYFVYREHPEVGVQQHCGIPWRMSGTPCEVRSAAPTLGQHTDEVLTTLLGYSKAEVDAMRAKGALD from the coding sequence ATGGCCAAGCCGCCGCTATCGGGAATCAAGGTTTGCGATTTTACATGGGTGTGGGCCGGGCCGTATTGCACGCTGCAACTGGCGCATCTGGGGGCCGAGGTAATCAGGATCGAGACCAAGAATCGGCCATGCGTGACGCGGATGCTGCCGCCGTGGCCGGATGGGAAATTCGACAGCCTCAACAAGTCGGGCTACTTCAATCAATACAACCAGGGCAAGAAATCGCTGTCGCTGAATTTCAAGCATCCCGAGGCGCACGAGGCGGCGTGGCGATTGATCAAGCGCGCCGACGTCGTGATCAACAATTTCGCGGCGGGCGTGATCGAGAAGATGGGCTTCGGCTACGAAGCGATCAGGAAAGTGAATCCCAACGTGGTGATGGCGTCGCTATCCGGCTACGGCGACACCGGGCCGTATAGTAAGTATGTTGCATACGGGCCGGCGCAGGTCCCGCTCTCGGGACTATCGGCGCTGACTGGCTATAAGGGGTTCCCGCCGATGCATGCGGGATTTAGCTATGCGGATCCTAGTGCGGGAATACACGGCGCGTTCGCGATTATCGCGGCGCTGTTTCATCGCGCGAAGACCAGCGAAGGGCAATATATCGACATGAGCCAGTGGGAATGCGCGATGGACCTGCTGGCAGAAGGGATTCTGGAATACACGATGAACGGGCGGGAGCCGGAACGAAACGGCAATCGCGATCCGATGATGGCGCCGCACGGAATATTCAAGTGTCTCGATTTGCCGGAAAAGGTATTGGATGTGACTATCGACGAATGGGTATCGATAGTATGTGCCGATGACGCTGAATGGGCGCGACTGGCTAGTGCATTAGGTAAACCGGGATTGGCTAGTGACGCGCGGTTCAAGACGCTCGCGGCGCGCAAGCAGAACGAAGATGCGCTCGAGGCGGTGATTACGGAGTGGACCTCGACGCGCAGAGTCGCAGACGTGGTCGAGACGTTGCAGGCAGCGGGTGTCGCGGCGGGCGCTTGCGCCGACAACAAGTACATCTCGGAGGACCCGCATCTGAACGCGCGCGGTTACTTCGTCTATCGGGAGCATCCGGAGGTCGGGGTGCAACAGCACTGCGGGATTCCGTGGCGGATGAGCGGCACGCCGTGCGAGGTGCGATCGGCGGCGCCGACGCTGGGGCAGCATACCGACGAGGTGCTGACGACTCTGCTCGGTTACAGCAAGGCGGAAGTGGATGCGATGCGCGCGAAGGGCGCTTTGGATTAG